The following coding sequences are from one Nicotiana tabacum cultivar K326 chromosome 1, ASM71507v2, whole genome shotgun sequence window:
- the LOC107787145 gene encoding acyl-CoA-binding protein: MGLKEDFEEHAELAKTLPESTSNENKLILYGLYKQATVGNVDTSRPGMFNMRDRAKWDAWKAVEGKSKDEAMNDYITKVKQLKEEAASA; encoded by the exons ATGGGTTTGAAG GAGGATTTTGAAGAGCACGCTGAGTTGGCTAAGACATTGCCAGAGAGTACTTCCAATGAGAACAAGCTTATTCTTTACGGGCTTTACAAGCAAGCAACTGTTGGCAATGTTGACACAA GCCGTCCTGGTATGTTCAACATGAGGGACAGAGCAAAGTGGGATGCATGGAAGGCTGTTGAAG GAAAATCCAAGGACGAAGCTATGAACGACTACATCACCAAGGTGAAACAGTTGAAGGAAGAAGCTGCTTCAGCATAA